CGAAAATGACCCCAAGTAAGCAGTAAGCGGTAAGCAGTTAGCAGATAAAGACTGCCTTTCCTGTTTACTGCTCACTGCTTACTGTTTACTATTTTCATTTCCCTTTGTGAGCGCCCCGCTCATGAGGGTTCATCCGAAAATCCTTCTCCCAGACGTCATTGCGAGCCGAAGGCGAAGCAATCTGACCAACAACGAGATTGCTTCGTCGCTATCGCTCCTCGCAATGACACTAAATATAATTTTCATTTTCCTTTGTGAGCCGAAGGCTCAGGACGTATCTTCCTTATCCAGTTCCACATTCCAGTACAGATAGTCCCGCCAGTTTTCAGGCGTATCTCTCAAGCCTATTGTTATGGTTATATGAGGAAGCCATTTTGGTTCAGCAGGATGTTTGATTAACCTCATCCCGCTTTCCTGCGGTGTCCGGCCGCTCTTTTTATTGTTACATCTCCAACAGGCTGTTACAATATTATCCCAGCTTTTTTTCCCACCCTTGGCAACAGGATGTACATGATCAAATGTTAATTCCTTAACATCAAACCTTTCCCCGCAATACTGACATTTATAGTTGTCCCGTGCAAATATATTGGAACGTGAGAACTTTACCTTATGAACATTCTTTGCCCGGACAAGTTTTAAAAGTCTTAGGACAGATGGCAGTTGAAGTGAGATTGAGATGCCGTGTACCGCACGGTTGTGAACCTCAAGTACCTCAACCTTACCCTGAAAGAGTAGAGTTATTGCCCTCTTCCAGTTTATCACCTTCAGAGGTTCATACGTGGCATTAAGAAGAAGTGTATGCTCCATAGTCTGATGCTTACCCCCTCGATTAATTCAGATTATACACAAGTCAGGGTTGTTAATGCAAATTACCTTATCCTTGTAATGGTGCAGGAGATTTGTTAATATCCTGAAGTCAGGCAATAATACTCAGAAAAGGAGAAGCCATGCTTAAAAAAGTTCTTATATTAGCGTCACTGATTGGAATAGTAATGTTTTCCGGAATAGTTAATGCTGGAGTACCGATGGCCGGTGATAAGGCACCGGATTTTTCTCTTACCTCTGTTAAAGGGGAGAAGGTTACACTATCTCAATACAAAGGGTCAGTTGTGGTCCTGGGATTATTTCATATCTGTGACCCATGCATGAATCAGGCTTCCGAGATGCAGAAGTTAATGAATGAAGGGACAACCAAGGCAGTTTATCTCGGCGTAAATACAGCCGGTGATACAAAAGAGGATGTGCTTGC
This region of Nitrospirota bacterium genomic DNA includes:
- a CDS encoding HNH endonuclease yields the protein MEHTLLLNATYEPLKVINWKRAITLLFQGKVEVLEVHNRAVHGISISLQLPSVLRLLKLVRAKNVHKVKFSRSNIFARDNYKCQYCGERFDVKELTFDHVHPVAKGGKKSWDNIVTACWRCNNKKSGRTPQESGMRLIKHPAEPKWLPHITITIGLRDTPENWRDYLYWNVELDKEDTS
- a CDS encoding TlpA family protein disulfide reductase; this encodes MLKKVLILASLIGIVMFSGIVNAGVPMAGDKAPDFSLTSVKGEKVTLSQYKGSVVVLGLFHICDPCMNQASEMQKLMNEGTTKAVYLGVNTAGDTKEDVLAYLKNFKTKITFPYMIDPAQTVNKMYTQRFMPTVLIIDGEGVIRYRGSTTPKDGLLAEIKKIAGK